Proteins from a single region of Heptranchias perlo isolate sHepPer1 chromosome 34, sHepPer1.hap1, whole genome shotgun sequence:
- the rxfp3.3a3 gene encoding relaxin-3 receptor 1 — protein MISEVSLVPVDAPEASKLLEKMDDSVLNATTRTHNSTLMRGPQNYNLYDIDIQGDGSPALRIIISITYSIVCAVGLVGNVLVFFLMKVKQGRKKSTINFFILNLAVTDFQFVLTLPFWAVDTALDFSWPFGDAMCKIILSVTVMNMYASVFFLTAMGIARYWSVASALKARRSQVSCSVKWVSLLLWVAASLATLPTAVFSTASTFAGEKLCLLNFPDDGQYWLALYHIQKIVLAFVLPMIILSICYLLLVRFIGQQNISSNNPKRKSRVTKSITIVMLSFFLCWLPNHVITFWGVLVKFNAVPWDKTYYTLHAYVFPVTVCLAHTNSCLNPVLYCLMRREFRKSMREFFWKISSPAMTHTCAIRPFSGTLKQERDGTQVGIPLNIIESEHCRLASVYNSRCENIQPHCTKQLKPN, from the coding sequence ATGATCTCAGAAGTAAGTCTGGTGCCAGTGGATGCACCTGAAGCCAGCAAGTTACTGGAGAAGATGGATGATTCCGTGCTGAATGCTACCACAAGGACTCATAACTCAACCTTGATGCGGGGACCGCAGAACTACAATTTGTATGACATTGACATCCAGGGTGATGGTTCCCCAGCGTTGAGAATCATCATCTCCATCACCTACTCCATAGTTTGCGCCGTCGGTCTGGTTGGCAACGTGTTGGTCTTTTTTCTGATGAAAGTGAAGCAAGGGCGCAAGAAATCCACCATCAACTTCTTCATCCTCAACTTAGCCGTGACCGACTTCCAGTTCGTCCTTACCTTGCCCTTCTGGGCGGTGGACACGGCTCTGGATTTCAGCTGGCCGTTCGGGGACGCCATGTGCAAGATCATCCTGTCAGTGACCGTGATGAACATGTACGCCAGTGTCTTCTTCTTGACCGCAATGGGCATCGCCCGTTACTGGTCGGTGGCTTCGGCTCTCAAGGCCAGAAGAAGCCAAGTGTCCTGCTCGGTCAAATGGGTCAGTTTGCTTCTCTGGGTGGCGGCTAGTCTCGCAACGCTGCCCACCGCCGTCTTCTCCACCGCTAGCACATTCGCAGGCGAGAAACTGTGCCTGCTTAATTTCCCGGACGATGGTCAGTATTGGCTCGCCCTCTACCACATCCAGAAGATCGTGCTCGCTTTTGTTCTGCCCATGATCATCCTTTCAATCTGTTACTTACTCCTTGTCAGATTCATTGGACAGCAAAACATCAGCAGCAACAACCCGAAGCGAAAGTCCAGAGTAACCAAGTCTATCACCATCGTGatgctgtctttctttctctgctggCTTCCCAATCACGTTATAACATTTTGGGGCGTTTTGGTCAAATTTAACGCCGTTCCTTGGGACAAAACCTACTACACCTTGCACGCCTATGTTTTCCCAGTCACTGTATGCTTGGCACACACAAACAGTTGCCTGAATCCAGTGTTGTACTGTTTGATGAGGAGAGAGTTCAGGAAATCCATGAGGGAATTCTTCTGGAAGATTTCTTCTCCTGCCATGACACACACGTGTGCGATCCGACCCTTCTCTGGCACTTTAAAACAGGAACGCGATGGCACCCAGGTCGGAATCCCTCTGAACATTATTGAGAGCGAGCACTGCAGGCTAGCCTCTGTGTACAACAGTAGGTGTGAAAATATACAACCCCATTGCACTAAACAGTTAAAACCCAATTAA